The genomic region aaatatttcgtgttggtatcatgtgacgtcacaggcaattacgcggatgacgtgcaacggtaagtaaattagatgaagtatatgtaatttatttaactcaaaatacattttactgatgccagaaaatataaaaaaaaatgtttatttcataaataaacattgcttttcgcttaaattaaatgttcaaactaagaggcaggtgggtgtctgtttgacatttaatttaagcgaatagcaatgtttatttatgaaataaacatttttttttttatattttctggcatcagtaaaatgtattttgagttaaataaattacattcattcttctttttgcgccaattaatttaattcaaaaattattttttggccaccttgtacatataaatattgatgttaatgtatatattactgaatagagaattgaatcacctttcaaatgagctatcacacgacccctttttccgatttaaaaaatcattgatggatgacgtcatcacgcccaaatcgatgacgacactattatgggatatacgtcaaaaaatcataatttaaaattaaaaatcgagctgtcagagctttaactttgaaaataattaaatcatgagataatagaccgtttccacactttatgaacgcgctgtataataaaataatgaaTATACATACCTactttattttaaaatgtatacatatacagtcaattatattttttaaatattttaatcgattttattaaatttaactttgtttatATTCATCAAAAATCTTGTGATAACAAAATTGTCCATATCAAAATACATGCAAAGTAGGCAGAGGACCTATTTTCTTAATTCGTTCTTtcggttattttattaatttcttcatCAGTAAGATTCAAAGCTGTTTTTACTCTTTCTCTTATGCTACCgataactttttttgtatctttggatTTAACTATTACTGTAGATAACGTATCCAAAGATCTGGTGTTAGTTTGCGACGATTTAAAACTACTCATTGTATCGGTCGTAGGTATGTTACTCTGAAAATCTTTCTCAGCAAGTAATATCTCCATTCTTCTTCGCAATTTTTCTCTTGTGATGTGCCGGTAATACTTCAAAATTGCAAACCAAGCATAAATGGATGGTCCATGTTCCGAGAACTgtgaaattacaaaatttaaacacAGCAAATGTAGTCCTTTTTGAAGAAGACAGCAATAGGTACCTGTACTTAGTGATAAGAATGTTGATAACAGAATCCTAACGGATCCGATAATCAACCAAgggattattaaaaatgattggGTTTCAAAAACGGCTGGCCACAGTATAATAACATACAAAACTAAAAATATTCTTGACGTGAGTGTTCTAATCATCACAATAAaggataaaatatattttaagatGTGTTCGATTTTGTTCTTTTGTATTTCTTTGCTGAATTTGAACTTCCATATTTCTTCTAAGTTGGAATTTAATTCATTATGGGTGTTGTCAGCACTAAGAAACCAAATAGCAATTAGTATTATTGCAATAACTTCCTTAGATTTTTTGATGTGAATGTAATCAGCTATCATTTAAGTGTGTCAATAAAATGTTCATAATAAAAAGTTATgaacttttagagttatttgaaCTATCTgactgatttttttaaaatatgttattAATCTAAATATGCCAATTTTGACAACTTTTCATTTGACAAACAGAAAATTGAACAAGTCATAGACCCGTATTTACAAGTAAATCTTCTTTTGCCGCTTATTTTCTCATCTTTAGAAAATTTGCTACAACCATAATGTTTTTTCCTATCAacaatcactgtctgactccagtctacaaaagagaaataggacttatagataatgatgaatgtttatgtggagagctagctgatctacaacatatgctgttagaatgtcctttacattttattgaaatatcagaTTTCTAaaccaatctagttcaagttaatgtacaatttccttttaatcttatacagggtgtctgcgtaactttgcaccatatgggaaacttttttaatatcaattttaggaaaaatgtcattctttataaagtgctctgcatagtctaaaacctaaaatgcaatcatcagatatcaaattttgtcaacagtatacgaggtatgtcaaaaaatattaattt from Diabrotica virgifera virgifera chromosome 3, PGI_DIABVI_V3a harbors:
- the LOC114335522 gene encoding uncharacterized protein LOC114335522, giving the protein MIADYIHIKKSKEVIAIILIAIWFLSADNTHNELNSNLEEIWKFKFSKEIQKNKIEHILKYILSFIVMIRTLTSRIFLVLYVIILWPAVFETQSFLIIPWLIIGSVRILLSTFLSLSTGTYCCLLQKGLHLLCLNFVISQFSEHGPSIYAWFAILKYYRHITREKLRRRMEILLAEKDFQSNIPTTDTMSSFKSSQTNTRSLDTLSTVIVKSKDTKKVIGSIRERVKTALNLTDEEINKITERTN